The window caaggactggccatccatgaggTCATATTGATAATTTAACCAGTTTTCtaggctatatagtatattctagaattcatccatgatgtcataatgatagtttaaccaggtttctaggatatatagtatattctagaattcatccatgatgtcataatgatagtttaaccaggtttctaggatatatagtatattctagaattcatccatgatgtcataatgatagtttaaccaggtttctaggatatatagtatattctagaattcatccatgatgtcataatgatagtttaaccaggtttctaaacccgcctcacccaatgtgatacagatctgctattttttatagctagaacctccattagctactagctatttggtcattgttagccactgctagctgcCTTTTACCTTTTTTAGCTCAAACACCAGCcgcttttagcctggataatacctgccagtctgcacagcgcgatatcaaccctgagcatatcggactgtttttCTCCACTACATCACCGTATtcttgccgtaagctctggaccattacaccggataatcgcagctagctagctgccaccgagtggcccagccccgaagctagccttgagctagtggaccctatgatcaccctatgatcactcggctacacagctgatgcctcccaGACTGTTCACTGTTcactttgccaattggcctggaccctttgttgacacggagccccgccgatccatcacgactggtcgcAATTCCGTCTGAtgtgccctcaaccggccttTGCCAGACGTCGGTGATgcccttgtcccgaagctagcaccagttagcctcgagccaggcgcatctcccggctagcgtAGTAATGACTACCTAACGTCTTCCCTGGTTCGtatattgctgttcactggaccctatgatctcttggctacatagctgatgcctgctggactgttcagtAATCATCATACTACATTTAGTTGATTTTGTATCTgttggccccagcctcgaactcaggccctgtgtgtagttaacctcttggggctagggggcgctattttcatttttggaaaaataacattcccaaagtaaactggctatttctcaggaccaaatgccagaatatgcatataattgacaggatagaaaacactctacagtttccaaaactgtacaaatattgtctgtgagaataacagaactgatattgcaggtgaaagcctgagaaaaatccaatcaggaagtgactcttattttgaaacctctgggttcctatgcatccctattgaccattgaaaaggatatcaaccagattcatttttctatggcttccccagcctttagacatagtttcaggcttttatttttgaaaaatgagcgtgaacgacaacattgtgtcagtggtcaggtggtggctctcagagtgatttgtgcgtgatagacaaaggcggccattgttcctctcactcctactgaaaagccaattgtcccggttgatatattatcgaatagatatttgaaaaacaccttgaggattgattataaaaaatgtttgccatgtttctgtcgatattatggatctaatttgtaATTTTTGTCCCCATAGACTACGatagatgtttgaagttggtgagggagataagtctccaacttcagcgatttttgcaattcgttccagtcacaggcagcagagaactggaacgaaaggcagccaaatgaggtgttggctttagggatgatcagtgagatacacctgctggagcgcgtgctacgggtgggtgttgccatcgtgaccagtgaactgagataaggcagagctttacctagcatggacttgtagatgacctggagccagtgggtctggagacgaatatgtagcgagggccagccgactagagcatacaggtcgcagtggtgggtggtataaggtgctttagtaacaaaacggatggcactgtgataaactgcatccagtttgctgaggagagtattggaagctattttttagatgtcgaagtcgaggatcggtaggatagttggttttactagggtaagtttggcggcgtgagtgagggtggctttgttgcggaatagaaagccgattctagatttgattttagattggagatgtttgatatgagtctggaaggagagtttacagtctagccagacagctaggtacttatagatgtccacatattctaggtcggaaccatccagggtggtgatgctagtcgggcgtgcgggtgcaggcaacgaacggttgaaaagcatgcatttggttttactagagtTTAAGAGCagatggaggccatggaaggagtgttgtatggcattgaagctcgtttggaggttagatagcacagtgtccaaggacgggccggaagtatacagaatggtgtcgtctgtgtagaggtggatcagggaatcgcccgcagcaagagcaacatcattgatatatacagagaaaagagtcggcccgagaattgaactccATGGCACCCCCATAgcgactgccagaggaccggacagcatgccctccgatttgacacactgaactctgtctgcaaagtagttggtgaaccaggcaaggcagtcatcagaaaaaccgaggctaccgAGTCTGCCATGAAGCAttttatacatcggtttaaagattaacttcttgttaaaacctcttgttaccccctactttttcgaacattctgttaaaaatcgcgcaacatttcagcgtcctgctactcatgccaggaatatagtatatgcatatgattagtatgtgtggatagaaaaaggtaaaattaaatagaaaacactctgacgtttctaaaactggttaaatcacgactgtgactataacagagcctgtgtttcatcgaaaagcggaagaaaaactgatcactgaaaactggaaaatatatcaatgcgccacttgcatgtattgtctattagaaagcaaattaaaTGGGgctgagattgcaagtcctacagcttccacaggatgtcgccagtcttgtcaattgcctgcgCTTTGTTTCTTGGCCAAACGAGTAAGAGAGAACCCGTTccttccggtctccgacaggatgtTTTGGATGAGAAATTTCCGGACATGATTTcaagacgtggagctattgaatacacatcgccccgtgatcaatttgatagattattaacgtttactaatacctaaagttggattacaaaagtatttcgaggtgttttgtgaaagtttatcgtcaaattttttaatttaaaaaaatgacgttgcgttttaaAACTGTCTTTTTTCCTGGATCACACAATCTTCATAGATCGATTGttagggtatatatggaccgatttaatcgaaaaaaagacccaacagtgatgtttatgggacatctaggagtgccaacaaagaagatcgtcaaaggtaatgaatgttttatattttatttctgcgttttgtgtagcgccggctaatTATTTCGTTTACGtccccttcaggtatttcggggtgttgcatgctatcagataatagcttctcatgctttcgccgaaaagcattttaagaatctgacttgttggctggattcacaacgagtgtagctttaattcagtaccctgcatgtgtgttttaatgaacgtttgagttttaacgagtgctattagtgtttagcgtagcgcatttgcatttccagatggcTAGATGGGACGCCTGCGCGTCGGGTCGACGTAAGAGGTTAACCTCACGAgagtagggggcactattttcacctccggatgaaaagcgtgcccaaagtaaacttggtagatttggatagaaaacactcaagtttccaaaactgttcaaattatatctgtgagtataacagaaattatatgacaggcgaaaacctgagaaaaatccatccaggaagtgggctttttatatttttgtagttttccattgacTGCCTATACAgattccattgacttaggactcaaattgcacttcctatggcctccactagatgtcagtctttagaaatggtttcaggcttgtattctgaaaaatgagagcGCAAGAGCACTGAATGAGTAGACCAATCAGTCTCCCAGAGATTTTTCATGTGCGAGACCGAGAGagcgcctttcttgtttaccttttatattgacgacgttatggTCCGGTTGAATGGTTATCTATTACTGAGGTTAAAAAGAACCTGAGGATtcattataaacatcgtttgacatgtttctaccaATTTTACTGATACTTTTCGGATTTTTCATCTGGCTGTTGTCATTGcttttgagcctgtggattactgaacaaaacgcgtgaacaaaactgaggtttttgaaTATAAAGAGatactttatcgaacaaaactaacatctattgagtaaatgggagtgTTGTGAGTGCAACAATATGAAGataattttattgctatttctgacttttgtaacTCCTCaacttggctggtaactgtttgtaatgatttgtctgctgggcgctgttctcagataatcgcatggtaggctttcgccgtaaagcctttttgaaatctgacaccgtggttggattaacaccccggccgtcctacaatccaagctagatgacctcaatctcacacaaattatcaaggaactcACCAGGTACAatcctaaatctgtaaacatgtgCACCCTCAtggatattatcctgaccaacttgccctccaaatacacttctgctgttttcaatcaggatctcagcgatcactacctcattgcctgcatccgttatgggttcgcagtcaaacgaccacccctcatcactgtcaaacgctcccaaaatcacttctgcaagcaggcctttctaatcaacctggcccgggtatcctggaaagatattgacctcatcccgtcagtaggggatgcctggttgttctttaaaagtaatttcctcaccaccttaaataagcatgcccctttaaaaaaatgtagaactaagaacagatatagcccttggttcactccagacctgactgcacccgaccagcacaaaaacattgaATAGTCTCCGATATGCCACTTTTCAGAGAACcgatacacacagtcagttaggaaagcaaaggctagctttttcaaacagaaatttgcatcccgtAGCTCTAATTctaaaatgttttgggacactaaagtccatggcgaataagagcacctcatcccagctgcccactgcactgaggctaggaaacactgtcaccaccgataactcCACGATAATccagaatttcaataagcatttctctacggctggccatgctttactCCTGGCTACCACACTGCTTAGAGTTTCAACAACATCAATAACGTATTTCTAGTTTACAATCTTAGATGTTACTACAATTGTTGTACAACATCATGGCTATGCTGTTGGCAtcaccttttacagtggatttctGCTGTTGTGGGCCCTTAACCATCTGTATGACTTTGtcatcacacaggagagagatgtgactgtcgtggatcctctggggagcctcaacaacctcatgatgctaAAAAGGCaaagaagagtctctccagatcagaacacctgcagagatccacagggaagagacctcactgctgctctgactgtgggaagagattcacctcCTCAGCAGGCATTACAATTcatcagaaaacacacacaggagagaaaccttatagctgtgttcaatgtgggaagagatttgCTGCATCTCGCACTCTGACTAAACACCAGCgactacacacaggagagaaaccttatagctgtgggcaatgtgggaagagttttggtaAATCTAGAGATCTGACAgtgcaccagagaatacacacaggagagaaaccttatagctgtgttcaatgtgggaagagatttgCTACATCTGGCAATCTGACTCAACACCagcgaatacacacaggagagaaaccttatagttgtgttcaatgtgggaagagatttgCTGCATCTGGCACTCTGACTAAACACCAGCgactacacacaggagagaaaccttatagctgtgggcaatgtgggaagagttttggtgtATCTAGCGATCTGACTAAACACCAGCgactacacacaggagagaaaccttataattgtgttcaatgtgggaagagatttgCTGCATCTGGCACTCTGACTCAACACCagcgaatacacacaggagagaaaccttatattTGTGGTCAATGTGGGAGGAGTTTTGCTGCATCTAGCCAtctgactctacaccagagaacacacacaggagagaaaccttatagctgtggtcaatgtgggaagagttttagtaAATCTGGAGATCTGACAGTacaccagagaaaacacacaggagagaaaccttatagctgtgatcaatgtgggatgAGTTTTACTGCATCAAGCAATTTGATAAGtcaccagaaaacacacacaggagagaaaccttatagctgtgttcaatgtgggaagagatttgCTGCATCTGGCACTCTGACTAAACACCAGCgactacacacaggagagaaaccttatagctgtgggcaatgtgggaagagttttggtgtATCTAGCAATCTGACAGTGCACCAGAGaaatcacacaggagagaaaccttacagatgtgatcaatgtgggatGAGTTTTACTGCATCTTGCTATCTGACAcgacaccagagaacacacacaggagagaaaccttatagctgtggtcaatgtgggaggAGTTTTGGTCAATCTGGAGATCTGAGAgtgcaccagagaacacacacaggagagaaaccttatagctgtggtcaatgtgggaagagttttgctgcATCTTGCTATCTGACCcgacaccagagaacacacacaggagagaaaccttatagctgtgatcaatgtgggatgAGTTTTACTGCATCAAGCAATCTGATAAGtcaccagaaaacacacacaggagagaaaccttatagctgtgttcaatgtgggaagagatttgCTGCATCTCGCACTCTGACTAAACACCAGCgactacacacaggagagaatccTTATAGCTGTGTTCAATATGGGAAGAGATTTGCTGCATCTGGCACTCTGACTAAACACCAGCgactacacacaggagagaaatcttatagctgtggGCAATGTGGCAGATAGATTGGAGGCTGAGACAATCAGAGATCTGACAGTGCACAGAGAAACACAAGGatagaaaccttatagctgtgttcaatgtagagaagaatttcaaccaccaacttatctGAGACAACCTGctgaatacacacaggagagaaatcttaaagctgtggtcaatgtgggaggAGTTTTGCTCAATCTGGACAGCTGAcagttcatcagagaacacacaggagagaaatcctatagctgtgatcaatgtgggaagattTGGTCAATCTGGCCATCtggtatcacaccagagaacacacataggagagaaatcttatagtTGTGATCAGTGTGTCAATATATACTCTGATAAAAGATATCTGATCAAACATCAGACAATACATACATGAAGGAGTTTTTTCTCAATATCAATGaattaatgtcacaatgtagaatgttttaacattgtagtcggaatattttaatacatttcacAATGTAGAACCCTAAACGTTTGCCCCTTTTGATTTCAGCGTGATATGGATATTAGCCTTGGGaaaaatccaggctctgaattgaaagagtACTATTTATGTGATTTAACAAAAAGTGACTAACACAAATAGAGTTGTGTTACACTTACCATGTTATGTTGGTTacccacttgaatcaaaatgcaacatTTCAAATTGTAGCTACATGTTGTCCTCTAAACAGTGATGTAATCTGATTCCCAGATTCCGTGTGTTTTATGAGCTGTTAGTTTGAACAGGACGTGCAACCTCATCTTCCTCCTGTCACACAAATGATATCGATGAGTTATGAGAAATAAGTGTTGCATTCCTTTATTTAGTGACCCCTAAATTTAAATGCATCACTCCCAAATGTAGCTGActcttctgcaggttgtcctctaaccatTGAGGTAAAAGATATCTCCCATTTCAGGTGTTTTGTTGAGTTGTGTTCGTTTCAGCATCATGTACATCCTGATTTCCCTAATCGATATCAGTGATTTATATATACTTACATATTAACAAAGGGGTGTACATTTGGGTGTCAACCCAAATGTACTAGAGCATGACATTGGGGACTGTTATTGTCTCAAAGGTGGGCAGTCAAAAAGATTTGTGTTGTGCGTTTAGCCAGTGCGTTACCATGGATCACAATTTATGCACTcagacgagagttctagaagccAGTGAGTTTTAGGAAGACTAGAGTTCTAGAAgcaaaaaattacaaaaaaatatatttagatttacaTTTTTACATGGATTTACATTccatgttttgaggttggacttcaGCACGTCTAGCTCGTTAGCACGTAGGACacactgattggtgtcacctcgttagtcagtatgtgttacacctgtgctggcttgtccatctcgtgaGTGGGAAAgtgtttcacctgagctggtccaggttcaatttaagagtgtctggcccagtgctccagttgtctgatagatgtggagagtcaacacctttagttgcACCACCGTTTTTTTTATTTGCTTCCTGTTTATAAGTTTGAGGTGGTGGGTCGGGTGCGCCATCGTCCGTGAGGAGATGGACAAATGAATACATCTGGACCGTCGGTTCCGGGGATTGGACTGGCCAACACGGTGCGATTTTCTTGGCGGGGAAAAGAGATGGAGCCGTGGGGGAGGGATACTTTTGGGAGGAACATCCTGATGGGGCACCTAAAATTGAAGGTTAAAGATGTTCTATGCCTTCAGGGGAACCCAATGGAGAAGGGGTTTGATGTAACCCTATATTTGGAAGAAAAACACAATGAGATTATGAAGAGGGtgaaggaagagaaagaagaaagtCCCCTGTGCCATTACGCGGTGACCAGCCTGGCAAGGAACAACTTCAGGGTGGTCACCGTGACCATGTACAATCCGCATGTGAAGGACGAAgaagtgagggcctttctggggagatacatggataatgtctcctcagcgaggtacctcagggactccctgggtttctggaatgggaagagaggcttccaggcgttactcagggagtccccgaagagtgtggatggctacctccatcctccggcaatgttctccctgggggctgacaggggaacCCTAtactatgcacgtcagcccccgttctgcaggcgttgtatggcctacggccatacCCTGGCCTCGTGCAGTAACAAGAAATGTCGTTTTTGTGGGTCGGAAGAGCACGAGGCCAGGGAGtgtgacgagcccaaggcttgccacgggtgtggctccagagaacacctgtggcgtgattgcccggatcgtcacaggtcatacgcgtctgctgggggggagcgggggatgggggaggaaagaaaggacgcgtgcggattgtacggatggcacaggggaaaagaaggcaagagaagaggatggaaagAAGGAAGAAATGAGAAGAAAGAGGCGGGAAGAAGGAAAGAGTggaaaagaagagagaaggaaaagaaggCAGAAGAACGTAAAGGAGCGGTGAAGGGGACAGTGGTGCGAGAAGGAGTGGAAAGAGGAACGGGGACagtgacagggaggagggaggagtggagttgggtggagggggtgggggggagatgggggaaggagtggggggacagcctgccaggcttcctcgaggtcgaaatgagggatttggtggaggagttagcggggatgggacgttgtgtctccccgctacctccttcaccaaagaagaaagggatgaagaggggagcttggcaggaagtgagagggagggggtgtggggggggggctaagagagggggggggggtatttgtcctcccggtttgcctcagccccttgcattttagtggatgactccagtgaggggtcggtgggctgtttgctagagggatcccaactcctgtttgaggagatggggtcccctacatgcagccccgaggcaaacagggagggggatggtgggtggggagggaggacccaacacactgcctgggtcatgggttgggatggaggacgggggcgtcaggagaggagaggacgtccccgccggtggagatggaccaggggagcatcgggtgagtctcctgttttttttttttggtttttggggttttatttgttgttaataattaaatgaatagttctgtttctttttttagtctaaatgttaggggttaaggaataatgttaaaaggagggcggttttttgttatttagagggtgtggggtttgatttctgttttttacaggaggttcacctgagggatggtggggatgtgtgtagatttaagagggagtgggataagggggaatctttttggggcataggaggggtgcactcaacaggagtagggattttgtgtgggcatagagaggttaaaatagagaacacttttgtaataatgcagggtagagttttggggatagatgttaagtttagagaagctagatataggttaattggggtgtatgggccacaggtggcggcagacaggagggagatggtggactgtctggcgcccctgtgtgttacaaacaggcacttggtgataggaggagactttaatatagatttaggggtaggcggtgatagcagtgcaggtgccatctctgggctaatggcttgccatggtctggttgatggtggcctgcacactactccggcaatggtcggtcctacatggcgcaactccaggggggttgcgcggaggctcgactacatttttgtatccaggtctttgggtcagttgtctgggcggctgttgcctgttttcttcacggatcacgacggggtgttcctgcaggtggggtcgccagtctgcctcttcggtagggggtactggaagttagatcgggatatactggaggagcaggctttcgttgacgcatttttttgtttctttcggaggcttgacggcctccggtccatgtgcgagggggtgttagagtggtgggatttagttaaggtgaggattagggcttttataataggatattgtagaaggaaaaaaagggaggaaaggagggaggtggatcgtatccaaaggttaattgaactcgagtacgaggcaggcaacctcggcgggtcgattgactgggagagattcgcagccctaaaggcgcagctcagggagctgcaggagcagaaggctcgagctttcctggagcgtgcgcatagtggctttctagaacataatgagacttgttccgctatgttcttaagtcggttagggccaggcagagtaggaaggtaatgcatggagttagggaagaaaatggtagtatagtaagtaaaccagaggaaatggtcagggtgacaactgatcatttccaaggtttatttaaggaaagggaaatagatgtagagcagggaaacgtgtttttagaacacttgtcccggcggttgccagaggacattagagacgtgatggaggcccagatctcactagaagaggttgagagcgctcttaggaggatgggaaaagggaaggtgcctgggatggatgggctgccggctgagttttacctcaagttttggggtatacttggaccagtggttctcgaagtcttgaaggccatccttgagacggggtccgggggatcaatggctgttggtgtgctgtcacttctttataagaagggggaagcaactgaccttggcaactggcggccattgaccatgctgtgcgtagattacaagattcttgcaaaggttttagcagaccggttgcgcacagcccttccctacgtcgtccacgaggatcagacgtgcggggtagagggccgctctataagatggaacctacagttgatcagggattccatcgcttgggttgaagatagagggctgcctttaatggtagcagcgctagatcaggcgaaagcttttgatcgcgtgaatagatcttttctattcagggtgttaggtagattaggatttggggagaagtttataggatggatccgtactttatatgtcggagcggggtgtcgagttagtgtaaatagtcacttaggtgacgtttttgacctctcgtctggggtcaggcagggatgcccactctcggctctcctcttcgttctgtacatggagcctctgggggctgccattagggcagacacaggggtggaaggcttgttgatccctggaagtggtgggctgcgtgttaagatgacgcagtacgccgacgacacttccttgctgttgtgcaaggactcgtgcctgacaaggtcccttgccatctttggggatttcacccgagcgtcgggagcagttctgaaccatgcaaagtcttccgtcaagtttttcggaagatggcgcggtagaacggatgtgcctggggggttatctctctgtgaaggggccctgaggattctcggggttcattttgagacctccggctcagcgacgctaaactggaacatgcgtatcgcagtggtacagaggaagctagcaatgtggaaggctaggtatttgtcttttatgggcaaagtcctggtcctaaaggtggatgtgttgccgtctcttttgtatttggcatatatctacccattgccggcttgtctgaggaggcctctagtgaggcttgtgtttcagtttatgtggagtggcaggtgcgagtgggtcgc of the Oncorhynchus tshawytscha isolate Ot180627B unplaced genomic scaffold, Otsh_v2.0 Un_contig_501_pilon_pilon, whole genome shotgun sequence genome contains:
- the LOC121844623 gene encoding zinc finger protein 271-like codes for the protein MVLRNRSLINTRERCDCRGSSGEPQQPHDAKKAKKSLSRSEHLQRSTGKRPHCCSDCGKRFTSSAGITIHQKTHTGEKPYSCVQCGKRFAASRTLTKHQRLHTGEKPYSCGQCGKSFGKSRDLTVHQRIHTGEKPYSCVQCGKRFATSGNLTQHQRIHTGEKPYSCVQCGKRFAASGTLTKHQRLHTGEKPYSCGQCGKSFGVSSDLTKHQRLHTGEKPYNCVQCGKRFAASGTLTQHQRIHTGEKPYICGQCGRSFAASSHLTLHQRTHTGEKPYSCGQCGKSFSKSGDLTVHQRKHTGEKPYSCDQCGMSFTASSNLISHQKTHTGEKPYSCVQCGKRFAASGTLTKHQRLHTGEKPYSCGQCGKSFGVSSNLTVHQRNHTGEKPYRCDQCGMSFTASCYLTRHQRTHTGEKPYSCGQCGRSFGQSGDLRVHQRTHTGEKPYSCGQCGKSFAASCYLTRHQRTHTGEKPYSCDQCGMSFTASSNLISHQKTHTGEKPYSCVQCGKRFAASRTLTKHQRLHTGENPYSCVQYGKRFAASGTLTKHQRLHTGEKSYSCGQCGR